TAGGCAGTTAAAAGCGAAAGCTtactcttaaaaaataaaaaaaaatttacagaagtgaaaataaatatttaacccTTAAATATTCAGagtaaaaaaagaaacatatgAAAATGCATGTGTTAAACTTTTTATTATGGGAATTATGCAGGTTCTACTGATAGGCATGTGACATTATTTATTAGATTTGAAGCCGATGAGTCCAGTTTTTTGAAGTACTGCAGTTCTAGTACTCTTCATCTTCGCCCAATTCGGTGGTCGAGTCGATGCCCACCTCCTCGTAGTCCTTCTCGAGGGCAGCCAGATCCTCGCGAGCCTCAGCAAACTCGCCCTCCTCCATGCCCTCGCCGACGTACCAGTGGACGAAAGCCCTCTTCGCGTACATCAGATCGAACTTGTGATCCAGACGGGCCCAGGCCTCTGCGATGGCAGTGGTGTTGGACAGCATGCAGACGGCCCGCTGTACCTTGGCAAGATCTCCGCCCGGGACAACAGTGGGTGGCTGGTAGTTGATGCCCACCTTGAAGCCAGTAGGACACCAGTCGACGAACTGGATGGATCGCTTGGTCTTGATCGTGGCAATAGCGGCGTTCACATCCTTGGGCACCACATCACCGCGGTAGAGCATGCAGCAGGCCATGTACTTGCCGCGACGGGGATCGCACTTCACCATCTGGTTGGCGGGCTCGAAGCAGGCGTTGGTGATCTCGGCGACGGTTAATTGCTCGTGGTAGGCCTTCTCGACGGAAATGACTGGAGCGTATGTCGCCAGGGGGAAGTGAATGCGTGGGTAGGGCACCAAATTGGTCTGGAACTCGGTGAGATCCACATTGAGGGCGCCATCGAAGCGTAAAGAGGCCGTGATAGAGGAAACGATCTGGCCAATTAGGCGATTCAGATTCATGTAGGTGGGACGCTCGATATCCAAGTTGCGCCGGCAGATGTCGTAGATGGCCTCGTTGTCGACCATGAAGGCGCAGTCCGAGTGCTCCAGGGTGGTGTGGGTGGTCAGAATGGAGTTGTATGGCTCTACCACAGCAGTGGACACTTGGGGTGCCGGGTAGATCGAGAACTCCAGCTTGGACTTCTTTCCGTAGTCTACAGACAGACGCTCCATGAGCAGCGAGGTGAAGCCTGAGCCAGTGCCTCCGCCGAAGGAGTGGAACACCAGAAAGCCCTGCAGTCCGGTGCACTGATCGGCCAACTTGCGGATCCTGTCCAGCACCAAGTCGACAATTTCCTTGCCGATGGTGTAGTGGCCGCGAGCGTAGTTGTTGGCCGCGTCCTCCTTGCCGGTGATCAACTGTTCTGGGTGGAACAGCTGGCGATAGGTGCCTGTGCGCACCTCATCCACCACAGTCGGTTCCAGATCCACGAAGACGGCACGGGGCACGTGCTTGCCGGCTCCAGTTTCGCTGAAGAAGGTATTGAAGGAATCATCGCCTCCGCCCACGGTCTTGTCAGAGGGCATATGACCGTCAGGCTGGATTCCGTGCTCCAGACAGTAAAGCTCCCAGCAGGCATTGCCGATCTGGACACCAGCTTGGCCAATGTGAACTGAAATGCATTCCCTCTAAAGGTCAGAGAAAGAACAAGGGGTATTAAAAAAGATTTATGATAATAGTTAGATGAATAGTTTCCCATTGATTAATATGGTAATCAGTTTAAATCTTCATTtaaggtttatttttataaacgcTATCTTAGAGAGGATTTCCGGTATTTTCACTTcaagttaaaatatttttgtgacCATCTGTTGGttatattcttttattttactaaCTTTTTTATGGACTTTCAggtatttagtttttagtaTGAATTTTTGTTGCGAAATTTCAGACATCCATTTTATTAAGGATTCAAAGGACCTTTAATTATACTATGGGAAGCTTGAAAATATTCTTCCTGGTCTTCTTCATGTTGCTTTATGATTTAAGCCCATTTTTAAACACCAAAGGATCACTATCTCCTTAAATAAGGACATTTTGTTTCTTaccattttgaattttttgaataaatactTAAAGAAACTTGAACTTCTCAGCGAATTTCCGCTTTTGTCTGTGATGCGACAGAGCTGGGAGTCAACTAAGCGCAGCTCGGGGCTACTTGGGGCTTTTATAATCACCCACAGTCACCGATGTGCGGGTAAACGATGTCAGTGAACACATGTGGCTGTTCAATAGGCTTTGGTGGTGTTCATCCAGAGACATAAGTGGTAGCCACCGACATCCCCACCCAGTCACACATGCTCAAGATGAtcgaattttgttttctttttaatggGTTTGTTGAAAGTAGAATTTCCGATGAGTTCTTTTCGATTCCGCAGCTGTAAGTAGATATTAATATTTAGTATGGATTATGTGacgattttttgtttatgaCTGGCCTACGGGGTTAAGCATTGTAAAATAACATTGTTTTCTATAAATAAAGTCGGGGtttgaaaaagaaaaggctaaaaattaaaccacaaacttaaatcacatacacacatttattttgaatttatttttattcataaCTTAGATATTATAATACTGCTCACAGTAGTTTTACACTAAGTTCCTAATGTAtatggtatttttaaatataagtaTTATGTAAGTTCGACcagtataaaattaaatatttcggAATTAAATGCCGGCCTGCGTTGTGAAAAAACACCTGGAATTATCTTCCGTTTTCGTAACTCTGGATTAGTAGCTATTTGAGCGAGTTTTATAAAATGGAATCCTATGTATCTCCATCGAGAAAATGTACAAATGCATTTAAAAACCTGGCTTGGCATCTATCGAAATGAGCAACTGTTCaatcaaatttaatttgacCAAACTCATTTTTGTGTAAATTTACATTTAttcaatacaaaaattaaacaaattagaCTATAGACAACAAAGGTTGCCCAGCAATAAGTGGATGTACTAATAAGTGAATTGGAATCGCCGGATATTTGAAATTATATTTCCttaacaataatttttttcttaaatattttttcacatatttacTTAGCAAAACAACATCCAGTTATCGCACACATTTCGAATTATCTTTAAGTTTTCAAATAAGGATTGTAAagaaatcattttaaaatcaaaCTCAGTCTATTAATTGATGCCAGTATATAGTTAGggtatttgtttaaaaactgCAGTAAGAGTATTTCCATTGGCCACATTTTCgcgtaattaaaaatttaaaaccctATAAGTGATTTCATTGAGTATTGATTTCGTATAACTTATAATTACCAACGTTAAAAACTAACACTCATATTTGGCCGAAAATAATTGATCTCTCCAGAATATTGTTGTCAATAATAAAGTGGTATAAAAAGATTATTCTATTGAGTTTCGAAATGCAGAATACAGAatacagaaaatatttaaatcctAATCACAGGGGCGTGTCGAATACCCTGTGGAATTTCTATAGTCATACGGTGCTGTCGCGTTTTATCATTAAAGGAGTTTGGACGGTGACCTCGTCGTCGGAAAGGTTTTGCTCGGCCGCGTGGATTCCATCGCTAGCGATTCCGATGCAGACTCTGCCGCACTGGGATTGGTTCATGTGGTGCAGGGCAATGGTTCTGCCATGTGGGTTCTGTGGGGGCATTGCCATATTTGGCGTGGCGGTGATGGCGCCTCCGCTGTTGGACGCCAGCGACGGGGAGGGGGCGTGTCCGTGCAGGGGCAGGGGTTGGGGCGGCGGTGGCTGATGGCCATTGACTCTGCCCTGGGGGAAGGACAGTTGATGGAACGTGGAGGTGGGCCTCGTTCCGGTCATGGTGCAGCTGTAGTTGGGCCAGACATTCTGCGAAGACTGTCGGGGCAGGGTGCATTGGGAGATCGCATTAGAATAGACATGGGGAGTAACATTctgaaaataaatcaaaaaggTTAGTCCTCAAGTACTTATTGGATGAAAGTGAACTCACAATAGATATTTCTCCAACTGAGCTCTGGGCTTGGGCGTGCATTCCACCTCGCAGGGTACAATAACCAATTCCATGAGATGACCGCAAGGATATCTCTGCAGCAGTTAAGTGTTGCTGCTCGTTTACGAAAATTCCCCTATTTGGGCTACGATTTGTATCTATAGTTGATATTTGTTGCCGTTTTCTGGTACTCTCGgcctaaaattttaaattaaagatttAATAATGAATTGAAAAtgagaaaataatttataaaaattaatcccTACCTGGTCATCAGGTTCAATAGTTTCCGGCACTACATCTGGATTCTTTTCATCACAATCGTCCACATCCTTGCTGCCCGAGCTTTTGTCGCTGGGTCCTGGGGAATCATCTCTGGATATATTTTCGTTCGAGAGTTCCTTCTGACGACGTCGGGACGTAGCGGAACAGGGAATTCGGAGTGCCAGGATAATGGCCAAAACTGCAACCAACACAGCCAGGGTTAGTCCCACCGTTAATGATACCATGGGTGAAAACAAGAGTTCTGCTCGTAGGTTATTAGCTGGAAAATaagcaaaatatatatatttataagtaacaataaaaattgtataaataattgGATAATCTTACTCTGTTCCGACGTTAGCTGCTTTTCAGGCATACGAAGCATGGCAGCATTAATCACGGCTGGCTCGGATCGGCCCTTTGTATTAAatgcataaatatatatcctgTAAATGCCGCCTGGGCTGAGATTTGCAACCGCAAATCGCGGAGTTGTGGATGTAATGTTAGCTTTAATTtcctaaaattatatataaatacaattttgcGAGATATATCTTACAGTTTTTTTGTATAGAACTTACCTGTGTATAAGAGTCCTGTAATTCCATGTTGAAATTTTGGGGCAATCCCCCGTTAAAGCCATCACTACATGTCACAGTTAATGATGTCATGGAGATGTTGGTAACCGTACAATTATGAACCTTTTCTGGGCGACctaaaagttataaaaatacaattattaGGTTgtatttcaaaataattaaattcaaagaaAGAAATACTGGCCTGCAGCTATGATATGGAAGACACATGGAATTCGTTGCTTTCCGATTTTATTAGATGACAGACATAAAAGGGTTCCATAATCCAACTCAGTAATCGGAGTATAAGTCACAATTGATGTTGTTCCTGTAAGGATACACTCCTTAAGCTTTTAGAGTTAATATAAAACTCATTACAATTACCGGATCGCATTATGTGATTTGTGGCAACATCGATACTTTCGGCCGAGTTGTTAAAAGTCCAACTAAATTCCACCTCTCGAGGATTAGCATCTACTGTGCACATCACTTTAGCATCTTCCTGCTTGGCGATTCCATAGACTTTCCTCTGATTTTGCGCACACGTGGGAGCATCTAAAtagaataaaaattttaaaatattaaatataaaaaattttatataaaaaatatatataaaatcgctttattttgattattcacaaagctatagccatcggCCATCAGGAACCCCCCAGGATttatgacaaaaaatttaaaaatgaatgggcttatagattttaatgcaggtTTATGGAGattcgatctacaaatcgattatggtattccgcttaaggatcggatgatttttgacaAAGTTATGGACATGGCAAGGTGCACGTTTTCGTTCCTATGcactttttcaaattttgaaggggaccgcccagaaaatttgacaaaaaatttaaaaataaatgtgtttatagattttgatgcagatttatggagaatcgatctacaaatcgattatggtattccgcttaagaatcggatgattattgacaAAGTTATGGACATCGCAAGGGTCATATTTTCGTCCCTatggattttttaaaattttgaaggggacacccagaaaatttgacaaaaaattgaaaaataaatgtatttatagatttttatgcagatttatggagaatcgatctacaaatcgattatggtattccgcttaaggatcggatgattattgacaAAGTTATGGACATCGCAAGGGTCATATTTTCGTCCCTatggattttttaaaattttgaaggggacccttcagaaaatttgacaaaaaattgaaaaataaatgtgtttatagatttatgaagaatcgatctacaaatcgattatggtattccgcttaaggatcggatgattattgacaAAGTTATGGACATCGCAAGGGTCATATTTTCGTCCCTATggatttttacaaattttgaaggggaccgcccagaaaatttgacaaaaaattgaaaaataaatgtttatagATGTTATAGATGTttatagattttgatgcagatttatggagaatcgatctacaaatcgattatggtattccgcttaagaatcggatgattattgacaAAGTTATGGACATCGCAAGGGTCATATTTTCGTCCCTatggatttttttaaattttgaaggggacacccagaaaatttgacaaaaaattgaaaaataaatgtatttatagatttttatgcagatttatggagaatcgatctacaaatcgattatggtattccgcttaaggatcggatgattattgacaAAGTTATGGACATCGCAAGGGTCATATTTTCGTCCCTatggattttttaaaattttgaaggggacccttcagaaaatttgacaaaaaattgaaaaataaatgtgtttatagattttgatgcagatttatgaagaatcgatctacaaatcgattatggtattccgcttaaggatcggatgattattgacaAAGTTATGGACATCGCAAGGGTCATATTTTCGTCCCTATggatttttacaaattttgaaggggaccgcccagaaaatttgacaaaaaattgaaaaataaatgtttatagATGTTATAGATGTttatagattttgatgcagatttatggagaatcgatctacaaatcgattatggtattccgcttaagaatcggatgattattgacaAAGTTATGGATATCGCAAGGGTCATATTTGCGTCCCTatggattttttaaaattttgaaggggacacccagaaaatttgacaaaaaatttaaaaataaatgtgtttatagattttgatgcagatttatggagaatcgatctacaaatcgattatggtattccgcttaaggatcggatgattattgacaAAGTTATGGACATCGCAAGGGTCATATTTTCGCCCCTATggatttttcaaaattttgaaggggacacccagaaaatttgacaaaaaattgaaaaataaatgtgttcttagatttttatgcagatttatggagaatcgatctacaaatcgattatggtattccgcttaaggatcggatgattattgacaAAGTTATGGACATCGCAAGGGTCATATTTTCGTCCCTATggatttttacaaattttgaaggggaccgcccagaaaatttgacaaaaaattgaaaaataaatgtgtttatagattttgatgcagatttatggagaatcgatctacaaatcgattatggtattccgcttaagaatcggatgattattgacaAAGTTATGGATATCGCAAGGGTCATATTTTCGTCCCTatggattttttaaaattttgaaggggacacccagaaaatttgacaaaaaattgaaaaataaatgtgttcttagattttgatgcagatttatggaaaatcgatgtacaaatcgattatggtattccgcttaagaatcggatgattattgacaAAGTTATGGACATCGCAAGGGTCATATTTTCGTCCCTatggattttttaaaattttgaaggggacccctcagaaaatttgacaaaaaattga
The Drosophila bipectinata strain 14024-0381.07 chromosome 3R, DbipHiC1v2, whole genome shotgun sequence DNA segment above includes these coding regions:
- the alphaTub85E gene encoding tubulin alpha-2 chain codes for the protein MRECISVHIGQAGVQIGNACWELYCLEHGIQPDGHMPSDKTVGGGDDSFNTFFSETGAGKHVPRAVFVDLEPTVVDEVRTGTYRQLFHPEQLITGKEDAANNYARGHYTIGKEIVDLVLDRIRKLADQCTGLQGFLVFHSFGGGTGSGFTSLLMERLSVDYGKKSKLEFSIYPAPQVSTAVVEPYNSILTTHTTLEHSDCAFMVDNEAIYDICRRNLDIERPTYMNLNRLIGQIVSSITASLRFDGALNVDLTEFQTNLVPYPRIHFPLATYAPVISVEKAYHEQLTVAEITNACFEPANQMVKCDPRRGKYMACCMLYRGDVVPKDVNAAIATIKTKRSIQFVDWCPTGFKVGINYQPPTVVPGGDLAKVQRAVCMLSNTTAIAEAWARLDHKFDLMYAKRAFVHWYVGEGMEEGEFAEAREDLAALEKDYEEVGIDSTTELGEDEEY
- the side-VII gene encoding nephrin; translation: MELMLQLLLAIQLIGFNLGSKDVPIHQIESLVGENIYLPCNVTTYDGDEPVLVLWYRDDKGTPIYSIDIRAGVSKAPKRWSDESVFGDRAYFIFDKEPGKLSIQNTQASDSGTYRCRVDFLKAQTINSRVRLNVISPPKQVIIRDSANAERSTVVGPYSEGDIVSLKCQVIGGYPTPTINWYRDGLEIPCELSHLAGGKIIECEITLPSLGREDLNSRLTCRAVSHPRAPIVEAVVQIDMNFAPLNIRLLGAHQPLSAGRRYDLLCQSAGSRPPAVITWWQNGIRLEKTTETTSSDGNQTTSTLSISLSKSDAGKYLSCKAYNHAVPSDPLEDGWKLDIQYVPEAYVRLGTSLDPSTLREGTDVYFDCLVMAHPNVFRIEWRHNDQPLYHNISQGIIISNHSLVLQGVTRATAGNYSCVGFNAEGEGISAPFPLNILYAPTCAQNQRKVYGIAKQEDAKVMCTVDANPREVEFSWTFNNSAESIDVATNHIMRSGTTSIVTYTPITELDYGTLLCLSSNKIGKQRIPCVFHIIAAGRPEKVHNCTVTNISMTSLTVTCSDGFNGGLPQNFNMELQDSYTQEIKANITSTTPRFAVANLSPGGIYRIYIYAFNTKGRSEPAVINAAMLRMPEKQLTSEQTNNLRAELLFSPMVSLTVGLTLAVLVAVLAIILALRIPCSATSRRRQKELSNENISRDDSPGPSDKSSGSKDVDDCDEKNPDVVPETIEPDDQAESTRKRQQISTIDTNRSPNRGIFVNEQQHLTAAEISLRSSHGIGYCTLRGGMHAQAQSSVGEISINVTPHVYSNAISQCTLPRQSSQNVWPNYSCTMTGTRPTSTFHQLSFPQGRVNGHQPPPPQPLPLHGHAPSPSLASNSGGAITATPNMAMPPQNPHGRTIALHHMNQSQCGRVCIGIASDGIHAAEQNLSDDEVTVQTPLMIKRDSTV